TGATTAGTTTGTAGTGAGTTTAGATAAGTCGGACAGTTGATTAAAAGAATTAGCTTACGTTTATAGTTGTTGCTGTTGAGTGAAAACCCTGAACTTTTGCTTGATTTGATACAACTTGAATAAATGGAAACATATCTCATAAAAGgactttgtttaatatttttcatcgGCGCCTGACAACTTGAACTTGAACTTTATTTATACTTTGGTTACACGAAGAGTGAAAACGTAACAactggtgtcagaagtgggatacTTCTTCAGATTAAAGCACAGAGCGCAAAAACGTAACAactggtgtcagaagtgggatacttcttcaaaacaaaacaaaaagagaaAACTCAACAAGTGGTGTCCAGAAGTGGGATTAAGACTTTAACACGTGCCTGTCCTATTTTATGTGAGAAACTGAATTACTGGTGTTGCTGACTGATACAAAATGATGTGTGGACTCCTGAATTATCTCCTATTAATTGGACAATTTGTGTCATTAGTGAACAACCAATGCATTGTATGTAGGAAAGATGATAAAAACGATGTACATGACAGTTCTAGAAAAAGTGACTTTACAGAGAACTTTGTGCTTGTCTCCCTGAATGCTGTCATTAGTAATTCATCTGAACAACAGTGTGATCCtggaaaataataatgtcaacTACAGGACTGTACAAAGCCCAAACGACTGGAATATATAAGGACTATGGAAGTTTATTCGCTCATTATTAGATGGTTTTGATGGAATTTCAAAAAAGTGATGTGGTACAGAGAAAACTTAGAAATACTGATGCATTTTCCAGTTCTGGTGTGAGTTTTAATGGGATTTTAAAACGGTGAACGTGGAAATGTTGAGGGAGTATTGTCTAGTTGTACCTTATTATAGAGAAATTAATTCGCTTGTTATTTGATAGTTTTGGTGGGATTTCAAAACATGCAGTGAGGTGGTACGGATAAAACTTGGAAATACTGATATATTGTCCAGTTCTAATGTGAGTTTTAATGGGATTTTAAAACGGTGAACATGTAAATGTTGACTGAGTATTGTCCGGTTGTACCTTATTTTGATGTGatttcaaaatagaaaatatatcttGACAGTGTTTGGCATGGACTTTGTTATTGTGTGATTTAGTACATGGTTATAGGTTTGGAATAGAACTACTGGAGAGGTAGTCTACTCTAGGCAGGAGATCgccaatacatgtagatgtatatAGGTTTTGTGTATATAGAATTTTCTGATGTAGTTATGTGTAGTTTGTTGATGCaaaattaaagatttttgaGGTCGTTTTCTTTAACAGGTACGTGGTATCGAGAGATCTAGGTTTTGTTGAACTTTTAGAAAAGGTTAGAAGTTGGAGTTTGAAATTTTGTCACTGTGGTTTGAAGGACAAGATGAAATCATTTGTTTGTGATTTGTTTATTGGGTTTTAATTGTAACTGGATAATTGATGTCTGTTCCTAAAGGACGCCTTTAGAAAAAGTCCAGTTGCCTGTAGACTGATGCGTTTTGGGGTTGTTATCAGTGAACCCTATAGACTGTCTTTGCCAATAGGTCCGTCTATCTTAAATAGCCCAGTGTTTAGAAAGTAACCATTAATTTTGAAGAAACAGATTTCTCCGATTCAAAGACTCAGTGGACACATGAATTGATAAGGGTCTGGTCAGTTTAGGGTTAATTGTAACGCCATTAGTGACAATGGACATTATCCAAGCAGTTCAGATAGAAATAATGAGTCTTCACTAGATAAATCTGATAACCGTCATGGAAAGAAAGCCTTTGACGAAACTTTTGACGAACACCAAAATTCAACATATAAGTGACTGTCACGTATGGGAGGTATTTAGTTTTCATAAAATTACAGACGGATCAACATCTACTTATACAATCCAACCTTTCGAGTTATAGAGCGCGATTTTGGAACTCCAGTACAAGATGAAGTTGACATAACTCCCTATTCACCGGTGTCGGAGGTCTATTTCTGCACGGCGTTACCAGACCCAACTACACAACAGCCAGCAGTACAACAATCACCGAATACTACTGCTGAAAGTTTGGTCGGTTTTTTAAACGACGTCAACGGTCGACTAACtgaaattgaaaagaaatcGAAACACAAGGGAGAACGTTTCATGAACAACATCGCCAACTACAAGAACAAATCAAAAGGAGTGAGAGCACCTCTCTCAACTACCAGAGGGCTCTTGCAGAAAACATTCAACGAGATATTCAAAAGGTGTTAACCggacttaaaaaaaaaataacagaaacCGGTCAAAAGTCGTCAATACCTCCGGAATTAATGAAAAGTATTTGGCAGTTGGTGGAGACCACAACTTTACAGCTCTCTGCATCACCGTCGACTAGGGAATGAATTATCCGATTAAAGATTTGGAGAAGAAAGAAATAATTGTGTGCCGTAGGCTTTAAGTTAAAAGGAAAATGTgttcaaatttatttgaaatccGTGTTTCTCGAGGAAAAAATAGTTTTACATAAGAAAGAGAAAGTAGTAATTGTAAGGAAGGTTATGTTccaaatatacatatgtgtCTGGGAAATAATCTCTGTTCTAGTAATTGTGTGATTCCAGGAAAGTGTTGGAAAAGTAGTGGTAAATCGCCAAGGATTTATCGTTGAAATAATAGTTACTAAAATGTGTGGTTAGTTTTAATATAGTATCAAGTTTATACCTAGTGGAAAATATATTTTCGAAAGTGAAATACCTTaaatatggttttttttaaaaaaatcagtgtCTTCATATTAATAAGGAGAAAATATAACGTTTTCTGAGTTTTCCTTCAAGCGTTGGATTGTGTTATTCCTGGATGATTCTGGTTAAAGCTGGGATATATGTTTACCGCGAGTTTACAGGAAGTGTCAGAAAATCCCGTGAATACATCAATAGTAGTTGATCTGATCAGTGTGTAAAGTTCTGATAAAAATATCTTCATGTGAAGGTGAAGATGTATGTGATTATGGATGGAAGAAAAATTATTAAGAAATTCAGTAACCGAAGTCTATTATAAAAGTGTTATACTGATGTGTTTATGTGgctatatttgtttatacagcAGAGTAAAAGTGGCTATTTTTCTGGAATTCAAATGTTGCCTCATTGGATATATGATTCTCCCGGATTGCCAACGTCTACATCGATCATATTCGTCTTCGATAACAAAACCTTCTTCTGGAAATTCAACGTCCACTTCATCCTATTCTACAGGGATAACGAAGCCTAAACAATCGTCTTCTACTGGAATTGCAACGCCGGGACCAAAACTTCAACAAATAAGTCATCATATTCTGCTAAGAGTCAACCTCTAATTCTTCATTTCCTGCTGGGCTGGGATGTCAACATCCAAGTCATTGCCTACACGGGTTCAACACCAAACCATCTGACCCTGTTATGACTAAACAAATGGTCCAGAATAAACAACAAAGGAAGCAAAACTCAGCTAATGTCCAAACCACAAATAAATCTACAGCCTGGTAAGAACACGTCCAAGAACTGGCTTGCCCACCGAAAATCCGATGTCAGATTTTTATTCGCATAATAAATCGAATTTGCAGTGATGAACTTGACAATAACAATAAGTGcatgtgtttttcatttttattcggCCATCCAGGATTACGTTGCAGTGATGAAATAAGAATTAAATGGCAGTAATGAACTTGACAGTTGAAATAAGAGcatgtgtttttcatttttattcggGAATTCAGGATAACGTTACAGTGATGAACTTGACAATATTACCTTAGCTTgggatttataagtgtaaaccTTATATCAAATTCTCTGGATTTATAGTTGGTTTTCAAAGAGTTCGCAGGAGCTCAAAGCAGGCAGGAGATAGTGTGGCGTTTTTAGTGTATAAAGGTTGAGTATAATTGTAGTTTTAAGTAGTTTTAGTTTGTTAGTCTCTATGACAGGTAGATTAGATCACTAGGATCATTAATTTGGTGTAACAATTAGCATGTCCAATTAGTTTGTAGTTATTGGGTCAGCAGACCAGCAGGGGTTAAATAGAGATGGCGGTTATGGTCAACGCCAGCTGTAAACCGAGCCATTTGTAGACTAGAAAGGGCTGTGGTCAGTCTGAGAGCGCTAATGATGTAGTAATGGTGGTGAGAACATTAGGGCACTGTAGTGGAGATGATATGTAAATAAAGGGGTCAGTAATTGTGTATCTATAGAGCCTAACTAATGAGCTGTCTGTAGCAAGGGTCGGTCATTGAGCTAAGAATGGATAGGGGATTTCCTTGTCTTAGTTTTGGAGTTATTTATATACTTCTGCTCTGTGGTGATTCCGACCGCCTATCTTTAGCAGCAGATAGAGATGTGGTGCATGGGACAGTCTTTAATTTGCATATCCAGTATTGTTCTATCTTTAGTTATGGTATCTATGTGCTAGGTCTAATTTTGGCCAGGGTCACAAAGAGTTCAGGGGCCATTCTATTTTAGGTATGCATGTGTATTCATAGCCatcctataaatatatatccttagtttAGATTGTTTAGTTAAGAATAGCATTTTATAAATAAGTATCCTTAGAATAGAGTATCTAGCTAATAATAGTTGTCTAAGAATAGAGATGTAAATTAGAGTCGGTAAAAGAGAAGGGGACACTTGGAGTTGGGCAGTTAGGTTGGAGTTAGCCGAGAGGTATAGCTGTATTTCTTTGGAGTTCTTTAGAGTTTTGACGAGCAGTTGGGCAGTTAGGTTGGAGTTAGCCGAGAGGTATAGCTGTATTTCTTCGGAGTTCTTTAGAGTTTTGCCGAGCAGTTAGTTGGCAGTTCGTGGAAAGTGAGTTGAGAGGTATAGCTGTAGTTCTTTGGAGTTTGACGAGCAGTTGGACAGTTAGTTGAGAGTCAGCCGAGAGGTACAGCTGATGCCATTGGACAGTCAGATGATAGTATTTAGTGATTAGTTTGTAGTGAGTTTAGATAAGTCGGACAGTTGATTAAAAGAATTAGCTTACGTTTGATAGTTGTTGCTGTTGAGTGAAAACCCTGAACTTTTGCTTGATTTGATACAACTTGAATAAATGGAAACATATCTCATAAAAGgactttgtttaatatttttcatcgGCGCCTGACAACCTGAACTTGAACTTTATTTATACTTTGGTTACACGAAGAGTGAAAACGTAACAACTGGTGTCTGAAGTTGGATACTTCTTCAGATTAAAGCACAGAGCGCAAAAACGTAACAACTGGTGTTGGAAGTGGGATACttcttcaaaacaaaacaaaaagagaaAACTTAACATACACATAGGCTTTGATATGAttataggcatacaaaatatcacttgtttaaacagggtctaatatttaaatacatttttcactAATATACGTCTTTATTTTGTTCTcttattttcaaatgaatgacagtGTTCAATGAGCAAGTTGATATCTGTTTGTTAAAGGTGACGAATGGAGCAGGACTCTCGTCCGTGACTGCTTCTGATGAGTTTGTGGTGGACCGATCCGCTCCGGTAGAGGGAATTGTCAGGGATGGTCTTCTGGAGgtaaatatattaacatctggGTTAGTCTTCATGTTATATAGAATTTCCCCTGTTatcaaaaaaatcaaaataaagggAAATATCCAGAATTTTCCTACTTTTATTGCAAACGTCATTAGTTGTTGTGAATGCACTTTCATGgcaatatgtttgttttattgtttccAAACAGGCAGCTTTAATGCTGGAAAGTGACATATTATAAACGATATAAGGAAATTAAACATCCTCATTTTCATTTTTGGAAACTTATATGTCATGAACGATATCAGAAAACACAAACATTCCGATTTCCACCTGTTGTGACCTTAAAATAAAGATCAAAACACTGTCCACATTTGTTTGTATTAAATTCtttgataaacaaaagacaggtATTCTGCTTGTTTGTCGACGCAACTATAAATCTGATGAATTCATTGAGGCGCACACGTAATAGCTTTCGCCGTTATTTGTATAAAGTCCATAAATGGTAATGAAAGCAATTGATAACTAATGTCCAATTTCAATTACTTAAGGAATAGATTTGTATGTTCTGTAGATACACGACAAGGGGTTTATGGTGACAGTTCactcaaatgtaaacattttaaagtttCGAATTCATTTTAGGACCCTTTGTTCCTAAGAAATCATCTAGTTCAATCATAAGCGTCGTTACATACTGCGACGCCATGTGTTCCTTTATAGACTGATAGAAAGGTATAAACCAATTGAAATGCTCGTTATACGCAGATTATCTCTAGCAAAATACACCGTGTTATTTCACACTCAGACCATTGTATAAATGTAGCCAAAAGTTATAGATTCTAAAGTCATAATTGTCTTTTGAATAATGACCCTTGcgtcaatttttgaaaaaaatgtacctAGATCGAGTTTCAACTTCGTTCCAATattcttatcaatatttaaatgaaaacaaaataattttaggTGGACGTCGACTTTCAaccaaacacaacacacactgGCTGTCACTGGTCTGGTTTTAGTGACCCCCACTCGGGTATCAAGTATTACTCGGCGGGACTGGGGACATCCCCTCTCCTGGATGACGTCAAACCATTGTCCTTCACCGGAACAAAAACAGGTGAAAACttcaaatgtaatattattacaaatgCTAGTATTATTATGTTACTAATGTGTTTATCGTGGACCCAGTCAGTATGTAAGTAAGACATTTTACATTCTAGTAACTAGTAAACGGAATCGCTTTCTTTCATGGGGATACTTTATTGGTTTTGATACTTAAGAAGCCAACACTCTCACTTAGTTAAATAAATTTTTCGTCAGGTTCAGAACAGGTAACGTCGTCCTGAATCAACAGCGAATCGAATCAAAGCATGTCATACTTTGTACACGGAATAAAGACACAATATATGGAATATAGCAACATCACTAACCAGCTGTTGCATACAGGAAAACTAGAAAATTAGTTTCAATGAAAGTGTCAGAAAAATCGAATTGAAAATTAGTTTTATCTTATTCGTTGTTATATATGAAAGCGATATAATCAACTAACATGTTGCCACGAACTATTTTTCCTGTTTTCAGAAAGTCAATGGATATCTAACTTTATACCAGGAATGACCTACTACTGTACAGTTCAAGCGTGTAACGGAGCTGGTCTCTGTACATCTGTATCATCAAACGGCTTTATCACTGACAATTCACCGCCACTTCCGGGGATCGTCCATGTTGGTATCGATGGCCATCACTCAAGGTTCTGGCCGCATTCGTAAGTTGTCATTTTGTGTATAttcaaatttgataaaaacttTTCCACCTTGAAATAGAAATTTCAATGTTACGTTTCTTCTACCACACTTCAAGTTTATGAGTGCAATTTGTCTTGTTCTATTTCAGGGACTCAATTCAGATGCAATGGTTTGGATTCGTAGACGTAGAatctaaaatacaaaattacgaAGTATGCGtcagacacacaaataacagcGACTGTGATATCCTAACATTTACCAATGTGTTTCTCTCCAACACAGTCACACTTCCTGTCACCTTACCAGAACGTGTGTTACTCAGTGTAGAGGTTAGAGCTAACAACCCACTAGACATGTCCACTAGGTGTGTTTCAGACACCTTTATAGTCGATACTACGCCCCCAGTAGTGTTATCTCTCCCTGTTCTAGGTAGAGAAAACACAAATGTAACAGTACAGATTGATCCCACAGTGGTGATGGTGAACTGGAAATTTGAGGACCAAGACAGTCCTATTGTGAAGCAGATTATAAGAATGAGAGCTCATGCTGATGGACACACACCTatagaaaatgtttatttatctgGAGAGACAAGTCACATAATTACTTTAGACCCTAAACACCCTTTGAGGCCTGGAGATACTTACACTGCTGTTGTGACAGCGTGCAATGAAGCCGGACTGTGTACATCGTCTACATCGAATGGATTACTTATCGACCCAACCCCTCCTCATCAGGGAGGGATCATAGCACCTATACCATGGCACCTGTCTCCTAACGCAAACCAAACAAAATCCTTTGTGAACCTGACACTGTATGGGTTCAAAGACCTCGAATCAGGAATCAGGACTTACTACGTTACCGTAGGGAATACATACAGTGGGTCGGAGATAAGTGATGGGATCCTTACTTTCATTTCATGTGAATCTGACGATGACTCAGAGAAGTTTCAGTTGACTCTTAATGGACGATTGCATTCTGGACAACAGATGGTATTGTCAGTATGGGCGGATAATAATGCTGGTTTGTTTAGTAGTATCGGCAGGGTTACAGTTACGGTTATAGCATCAgacaataaaaacacatttggTTATTTGGAAATCTTAAAACATTCCTGTGATGCGGCATATTGCAATAAGGATTGCACATGTGCTGTTATATCTCAGAAATGTCACTCGGTGGAAGTTGATGTCGATTGTACGGAAAGTAATTACACGGATGACTTTGATATGAATATCAATATTCAACATGATGGTAAATACAACGATCAAGAGGTTTGACTTCGTCTGCTTGTATTTCCGCTGCTTGGACTGTGTCAGGGACACAGAAACATGTCATAAAGCGAATGGAATGGAGCATGGGGCAGCAAGGAATGGCTGTTGGAACAGGGATATTTGACCCACTGTTGGAAAATCTGTGGTACGACGTTGGTCAGAAAACGTCTGTTACTTATTGCTTGCGCGGAGGAAAATCACTTCTTCACGACACAAAGTATGTAGTCTACGTCAGATCGTGGACATCTACGTCACACTATACTGTATTTACGTCACATCCGGTCCATATAGACAACACTGCTCCGTCTGTAAGGAGGGGTAAATATATCATTGAGAACTCCAACAAGACATGTTCCCGTGATGTTGACTTTACCTCGACCTTGGCCACGATCAGCTCCTGTTGGACGGGAGTGTTTACCGATCCCCAGAGTGGTATCCATAGCTACCAGGTGGCATTGGGCACCATACCGGGAGGTCTGTATACCGATTTTGCATTAAATTtcaagttttatattttttattgacaaaaatatattaaaataggAATAGTACTGGATACCAGGTATTCcgaatttgaatattacagagttatcggcacttgcgggtaggtattgattgtggcgTCATGTTTTTAAGAGCGTTaagtcatacgtttcggagaaaatgacttgaattgcgctcacaaaataatgacgtaacaatcaatacctccCCTCAAggaagctaactctgtaataagcaaaTACGGAATATCACATATTGGTCATTTGCCGTATTCAGGTGTCATAAACAAAATAAGCATGGAACATAATTTTATACATGGTAGGGGAAGTAACTCCCTGATGAGGAAAGATATTATCAATATTCTTATTTACTGTAACTCTTTAAATCGTCATTTTTAATCTTGTGATTCCCACATTGATAGCGACATGgtgataaatatattaaacagtatgtatatttggtgATATAATAGattaacactgatgatgtaggAAATGTTTACTGTGACTAACTTGTATTTAAATAggcacattttaatgttacatatatatttgtagatagagtcaaatatattttacttcagCGATATGGTTATATAATATTTCACTTTAGACCAGGCAATAGAAATTCGAAAAACCTGTGATGAATCAACatgaattcaatattttttccagGTGATGATCTGGTATCTAATATGAACATTGGACTTAACACATTGATGTCATGGAGTGATTTGTCTCTCTCACCAGGCACAAAGTATTACGTTACGGTCACGTGTATAAACAATGTAGGGATACAACAAAAGCTTGTCTCGGACGGCTTTGTAGTAGACAACGAACATCCATACGCAGGCATTGTATACAATACTGACCGTTACCATAACGCCCATGTACACAACTCTCGAGATATCGGGGTATCCTTCCGCGGATTCCACGACCGACATTCGGCAATAACTCGATTTTCAGTCGCCTATGAAATACTAGACCAAGGCTTATTAAAGGACAACATTGGACTGGAATTTGCAGATATAGGTTTTCAGACTTCATTTGTGTTTTACAACACATCTCTCGTTACTGGACAATGGTTTAGATTTGCAGTAAAAGCCAAAGATTCTGCAGGTTTTGAGAGTAACATCGTGTATTCCCCTCCTGCCTTGCTTGATTCTACACCACCTGTCCATGTTAAGATCAGTTCGGTGTCGGAAGTAGACAACATAACATCTGTAAACGGTACTGTGTGCTGGACAAAATATCTAGGACATCCAGGTCCAACTGTGTACAAGTTATATATTGCCTTATCGAATATGACTTCATTTAATGAGTTTGAAGTTTCCTTTGAAAACAAGAAACAGATCCACTCCGTATCATTAGAAATAGGTGGTATATATTCGGCAGCTATTTCTCTTGTCACCTCCCCGTTTTATGATGGTAACCGCTCATTATCTGTACTTGCGTATGACATACCTATAAACACAACAGTAGATGTCACTTTGTCAGTATCCGACAATATCACAGAAACAGGTCTTACGGATGATGTAGTCGCAGTCCACCAGGTGTCGCTCACAGAACTCAACATCAACACTGATATCATGGACCTGGAGAGTGGAATGAGGGAAATCTATGTTGGGGCAGGAACATCGAAAGGTGGGTTCCAATTACATCCGCTAAAACGTGTTCCCGCGTCCTATAATATACTACTTCCGGTTGAGGCACCTCATGGACAAGCCGTACACGTAACAGTTACTGCAGTAAACCAAGCCGGCACGTGGAGTCATTTTTACTCAAGCTCTCTGCTGATGGACCACACACCACCATCCATAGCAAACGCATCTATGAGCATAACCTACAAAGATTTTGGAGATCGAATTCTAACCAAAGTCAAGGTCAGGTGGGAGGTCATTGAAGATGAAAGTTCTGAAGTTGCCTGTTCTTGTGAGATAAGTAAGTAAATttgatgtaaatgtaaaatgCTCCGTAATGTAAAACTTGGAATGAACTGATATTCATTCATTAACTTATTTCGAGTGTTTCAGAAGAATTACACGTATTTTGTAatacattacaggtaaaaacaaagcaACCCGGATGTTACACTATGGTAACAGCGAAACAGAACTCGAGACACCGTTTCTGGTGATAGACCATGGCACTGATATCTCTGCACGTATCACATGTTTTAATATTGCGAATCTACAAGAGTCCACCTTGGTAGGGCCTGAAACTGTAACTTTATTTGCCCCCAATGTCAGCGATGCAAGAATTTCTTTTGACACCGCTCTGGCAACATCTTCTGGACTACCGGTAATTCAATCATCTTCCGGTGTGATGTTTTCCTGGGAAATTCCCCATGACACTTCAGGAATAAATGGCAATTCTTACAGAATCCGTCGAGGGGCTAATATTTTAACGCAATGGGAAAATACTGAGCTTCGTAATTATGCTTCGTTAGACTATGTCCTGCCAGATCAAGATGGTATTTATACCGTGGAGATTCAGGCGTGTGGTCAGGATAATATGTTCTGCCAACTAGTCAATGGAACCTTTCTGATTGCGAGGACACCACCAACTCTTACAggtaaaaaaatagtttgtctACAGGAAGGCAAATGC
The Argopecten irradians isolate NY chromosome 9, Ai_NY, whole genome shotgun sequence DNA segment above includes these coding regions:
- the LOC138330738 gene encoding uncharacterized protein gives rise to the protein MQTCVEVFCPEGSMGSRCGPLIVTEDPNVFDKHQLYEVDSDSDDIRHNTELFYASNIGDKLAWLHGSELDFTGKSFRPGGIILGMGDRAITWYLLRNKYNFTQPCEVNPDCVATVETIGGLSAFQGIHLDVEIVYYICAVTTIVEDGIPPVQTCGNGFVVDITPPAVGDVIFTSDNGFITQASSLIIHWDGFQDFDGYRTLGYPSSIARFTYSVGSNPYAQDVLPETDVGLYHSARLQNPTLTPGVTYYVTVTAFDHVGHHTTAVSNGVMFDNTPPVTGTISVGTYLKPSDIVSEEITIHWTGVRDNESGISKTRLGVGSSKHQPDVIDYRDCSGEFASLSDLETLHDGHRYYVILLVTNGAGLSSVTASDEFVVDRSAPVEGIVRDGLLEVDVDFQPNTTHTGCHWSGFSDPHSGIKYYSAGLGTSPLLDDVKPLSFTGTKTESQWISNFIPGMTYYCTVQACNGAGLCTSVSSNGFITDNSPPLPGIVHVGIDGHHSRFWPHSDSIQMQWFGFVDVESKIQNYEVCVRHTNNSDCDILTFTNVFLSNTVTLPVTLPERVLLSVEVRANNPLDMSTRCVSDTFIVDTTPPVVLSLPVLGRENTNVTVQIDPTVVMVNWKFEDQDSPIVKQIIRMRAHADGHTPIENVYLSGETSHIITLDPKHPLRPGDTYTAVVTACNEAGLCTSSTSNGLLIDPTPPHQGGIIAPIPWHLSPNANQTKSFVNLTLYGFKDLESGIRTYYVTVGNTYSGSEISDGILTFISCESDDDSEKFQLTLNGRLHSGQQMVLSVWADNNAGLFSSIGRVTVTVIASDNKNTFGYLEILKHSCDAAYCNKDCTCAVISQKCHSVEVDVDCTESNYTDDFDMNINIQHDGKYNDQETVSGTQKHVIKRMEWSMGQQGMAVGTGIFDPLLENLWYDVGQKTSVTYCLRGGKSLLHDTKYVVYVRSWTSTSHYTVFTSHPVHIDNTAPSVRRGKYIIENSNKTCSRDVDFTSTLATISSCWTGVFTDPQSGIHSYQVALGTIPGGDDLVSNMNIGLNTLMSWSDLSLSPGTKYYVTVTCINNVGIQQKLVSDGFVVDNEHPYAGIVYNTDRYHNAHVHNSRDIGVSFRGFHDRHSAITRFSVAYEILDQGLLKDNIGLEFADIGFQTSFVFYNTSLVTGQWFRFAVKAKDSAGFESNIVYSPPALLDSTPPVHVKISSVSEVDNITSVNGTVCWTKYLGHPGPTVYKLYIALSNMTSFNEFEVSFENKKQIHSVSLEIGGIYSAAISLVTSPFYDGNRSLSVLAYDIPINTTVDVTLSVSDNITETGLTDDVVAVHQVSLTELNINTDIMDLESGMREIYVGAGTSKGGFQLHPLKRVPASYNILLPVEAPHGQAVHVTVTAVNQAGTWSHFYSSSLLMDHTPPSIANASMSITYKDFGDRILTKVKVRWEVIEDESSEVACSCEISKNKATRMLHYGNSETELETPFLVIDHGTDISARITCFNIANLQESTLVGPETVTLFAPNVSDARISFDTALATSSGLPVIQSSSGVMFSWEIPHDTSGINGNSYRIRRGANILTQWENTELRNYASLDYVLPDQDGIYTVEIQACGQDNMFCQLVNGTFLIARTPPTLTGLSPSLSRLGDAIVLTWNGVFNVHAELLPRYTVTVGTDLGFSDLVRLVQTTDRHVTFKDFKGSDAYVTITCSYVTGLFTNFVDKVTMV